The nucleotide window TACATcagtaatttgattaattgttaatataaaatattggcTAGTGGATAGGGATATTGAACACTGATAGTAAAGCTTTAAGTTCTCACTGTTCATTTGGTTTTTCTTATGATTACTTACATACTTCCCACTTCACTTCTACCAGGTCTTCCTTATTTGAGGAACAAGATAATTTGTTGCTACAACTTTAAAGTGTCGTATTTTTTTACTTGCTGGAATGTAAACACCCAACAACAATCTGTATGTATCTATATCAGatcaactgaaaataaactgcagcaaTTTTTCCAAAATCAATTTTGTAAGTGGGTTTCATTATATTCGTATGAATATGCCTGAAGGTTAATAGGAAAGTTGGATGTAGGCAGGTAAAATTAGAGTGTGGCTGCATTATCATTGCTTGACTGGACTACATTGGAGTCCAGTGCACCCTGCAAACTGATCATGAAGGTAATAAGTGGGAAAATAAGGTCCAGGTTAAAAAGCCAGTTTTTACTCTACTctttaatgttatgttaattGTCACTGTCTACTTCATTATCTTATATACTTGGTAGTAACAGTGTTGCCATTTTGCATCTTGAAGAAGGGCGTCTACCTGAAGAATATGTGcatgaataaattatttaattgaagTGCTGTCCTGCGTTTCACTTCTGtcgtgtttctgttttattgcaTTAGGATTAAGTTTTGACATGCATGTAAATCTACCCAGCAGCAGGAAACCAAATAACCCTTCTAACAGTTTTAAGAGCGAGAAAATTCACCGAAGAGCCATAACAAAAGCTCCCATTtgcttattcattttttttaaacttataaCAATTTTACTACAAAGTAAGTTGATAACtacaaaaacttaaaagaaaatgagaactCAGGCTAATGTGACACAagatgtccttttttttttttttttttttttttttaaaaacacaaattcggGACATGAGTACAAAAGAAGAgttttgtactaaaaaaaatgatgaaaacataTTCCCTTGTCTCTGAAACACTGACATCCAAAAAAACACCACTTCACAAAGACACAATCAACCAGGCAAGGCGCCAGaagcatttttcttcttctgatcAGTGTCTGCATTTCCACTGTGTTCTCTTTGTATGCACTTGAGCAGTCTTTCGCAAGTCCTGGTCCAGCTCCTCTTTGCTCCGTTTATGTTATTTTCTTATAAGTGCAGATGCTATCACAACAAGTTAAGTGATAAGATGCTCGCTCTTCTAGTCAACACCATCTCACAAATATCCACTGCTGTCAGCGACCCAACACTGATCTCATTAAGATGAACAGCATctctaaaaaatataaatataaattcatCTAAACCCTGCCTTATTTTggtccttttttgttttttccttttaatattttcaacTGTTGAGAGGGAAAAAGCTCTTTTAGCTGTTCTCGTTCCACTCTGGCATGATGCTGACACTATGTACAGTGTGGTACTGGTGTGGCGATAATGTACGTGGGATGCCGTGTGTGTAGAGGTACTCGTTTCCCTGTAGGCTGGCTGTTGGCGACTGGATCCCAGCCCCAGGACTGCACTGGCGGCCCAGAGTCTGGTGGGTCATGGAGCTCTGGTACATGGCTGTGTGGTGGCCGTCACCCAGCTGCGGTGAGGCGTGGCCACCAACCCCGCCAAGTCTGGACACCAGAGACCCTGAGGTGAAGTGAGCGGAGAAGTGCTGGTAGGGCAGCCGCTCCATTGGCTGCATGGTGGTGACAGAGCAACTCCCATAGGGTGAGACGCTGGCCCAAGTGTTGCAGCTGATGTCCTCCAAACTGGGAACAGGCTCAGTGCCCTGTGATGCGCTAGCATACATACAGGCCTGCCGCTGACTGGATTCACTGCGGTAGGGCCCACCAGCCAGGCCGAGGCTCTGCGCGTAACCAACAGGACGGTAGTAATGGTCCTCCTCGCTGGACGAGCTCTCCAGGTAGGCCTTCTTATAGCCATGCTCACCTGAGTGACAGTCATCCTCCACTGCAGGTAGAATGACAGAACAGTGGCACCCGATTGTCATCTTTCAGTTACGTAAAGTAAAAAATGTACAGTCACTCCATGTGACTAACTTTGACAAGCCTTTTCGGAATAATGCAAcactcttttcattttgtgtattAACACACAAGCAAACTATTAATTTCAACTATTTTACTACTAAATAAATGCCtattataaaaagaaattatacgttataaaatatacatttacatgCTTTGTATATAAGCACGCAATGTTTTAGAATATTTTGCATGGATGATTATTGTCCCTTTTATGCACATACTATGTGTTATATACTTTGTCTATGCTGgtttattacagtatttttttgtatttgacttGTAAGAAAACATAGTATTAGTATGTGGTAACATACACAAACCTTTCAGGCAAGAAACCACAGatgtaaattttaattaattttaaatataaataaatatacacatagcACAATTTTGTCTAAAATCTGAATGAAAGTGGTAATATTCTACATTATTTATAACAAATATTCATACATAGCGTGTCCATATATAAAGATGGTAattctaaaattttaaaaacacatatgaCACTGATTTATGGGTCTTTATTGGCcaaataacagtatttttttctttgtctatcACTCAGTGCATGTACCTGATTAGAGGACAGCTTAATAATAGCATTATTCAAGGGCATTAACAGCAGTAGATATGGATACTGATGGCTGTAAAGTCTCAATCTGTCATCTTGATGCATCAGCGTCTCCCATATTAAGCAAAATCCTTCACGTGCCATCACGGTTTGATCTCAACCCTTCAGCATAGAATCTCCTACCTTTCCTCTTGATGCAGTGGTACTCCTGGCTGTGCTCATGTGGCAGGGGGTAAGAGCCTGACTGAGGCAACATGTCCTGTGAGGTGCTTGTGACCCCGTTCTCACACTGGGAGTACTGGGAGCTCAGGGTGCTCGGGGTGCCCATGCCCTGGACCTCCCCGCTGAAAGGGCTCTGGCTGGAGCCCACTCTCTGTCGCACTGTGCTGCGAGGCACCACTGGATACTCCTTGGTGCTatgtacagacagacacacacatgcacaaacacacagtgacagttGTTAGTAATTAGTTGGAACTGACTTGAAATGTTATTGCATATTATGTTCTATTATAGTGCAAATCAAAGCTTGAACATGCAATGAGCCGTgaaattcaaaaacaacaaaattagcAGTTTAATCCTGTACAATTCCTAGAGTTCTAAAATGCGTTCTCTGAGACAACCATGTTCACCATGGGTGAATCACACAGACTTGGGACACACAGTGAGACACTCCTCCGGGGAAAACCCTTTCTAGTGAAAGTGCCAGTGTGTATTTCACTCCTATTAATCCACAGGATCCGTCAAGAGATCATTTTGCTACTTTTGGTTCTTTGATTTCAGGGATCGCTTCAGTTGAAACAGTGACCTGGTTTTGCAATAAGCTCTCCCTTCAAGATGTAACCAAGAGCAGACGTGCATAGCTTACTGTACTTGGCAGGACTGAACAATGGCATGTAAGATTGATAGTGTGGTTTGGACTCTCACCAAGCCCTATATATTTGCAAGTTTTGATAGGTGAATTGCATTTCACTTAAAATGTCGAATTATCTTGTGGCACGCACCTACTTGAAGTAACTTAATGTGTGTCTGACACAATCAAGcatgcaatttttaaaaactacttGAAAGTACGGAAATCTAAGCACTGTCCAGGGATTTTTCTCAGCGGCATAAATCGTGACATTAATCTGAAACGCTTAATTATAAAGCCCTTTGTTCTGTGTCTCAGAATGAAGGTTATGGGAAGGAAGCAGAATTTTCGCACCTTGTGGACACGCCAAGCAGCTTTTACAGTTTTGCATGAATTGGGATTTCTACATTTGAATACACACAACGTCTGTATTGGCTGCCCAAAGGGGGAGTGGGTGGGCTGTGAGGTTCAAAACCAGATTTTGTCCTTTGAAAAAGTGTTTTCCACGCAGTATGGACTCCATCCCTCATCTGGACTgaataacagagagagagcaatgtGGTCGTGTACTGCCTTGGCTGCCGGACCAAGCGATATAACCAGTTcagcacgcgcacacacacacacacgcacgcgcacacacgcacgcacaaacacacgcacatgtgCACAAATGTGCATGCAGCAGACACAAGCAGTTGGAACATCCTGGTAGAAAGAGCTGTGTGGAAGGGAGATGTTGCAGTTGTGTTTCAGAGGTTCTGCCAGATCAGCCATAAAAGTCTTCAGCATGAAACCTGGCCGAAGATCAAGAACTACACTTACATCACTGAAAATAACACTCATAACTGGCTTGCACTGGGGTGATTGAAGGATTAAAGTGGGGCTTGTTAAGTGACAGTGTGACCAGGATGTCCGTAATCCCTACCTAATTATCTACTCATTTGACATCACTGAGTTTGGGTCATCATTTCCATGTATCCGAACCCAAGATCgattaaagaaatagtttacTGATACAATATAGATATTCACGTGCTCCAAAATGAACGTTTTAAAAACTTTCTGTAGCTACCTTTGCATTCTGGACATCCGGTGCAGTTCCATGTCATCACTTCCACGAAAACCTTTTGCAAATGGGTTGTTCTCAATCTTCAACTGGGTTAtctgaaaaagcaaacacacttgACTAgtaacatatactgtaaattaaataccATTTATTGTGCTACTTGTGCTACTTCATTACAAGATCTTCAGctatttgagtattttaaaaaggttgtaTGACCCCGctaaaaatgaacacacactcgcatcaatatttttgtccaaaaaaaaatagcagctatataaatgcaacatttcagtCTATACTAGACTCTCACATTAGACAAGTCCCCTTGAGCCTGAGGAAAGCTTGATATGATGACTctattaaaacatgtttttgtgcagCCGAGTCTTGAAGTTTTTTTGGATGCCTCTAACTGCTTACAAGTCACACAAGagaataaaataacagataTCACATTTCCAGAAACCTAAGATGCTTTTAGGGATCCTAAGCTAaacaattcaataaaaacatttctcaatAAGACATATTTTCATTGCATAATTTATAATGTTACATTTGATGGTCTCTGGCTTAGCAGATAGTTGGCGCATGCttgacagaaacaaataaagtgATTTATTATATGACTTTATGTTTTggtaaaaatgtctttgtcagtataaaacaacaaatgtgcAGAATTTGTTTGGAGAGCCACCCCAAAACAGTAAGTGAATCCCAAAGAGGTTACACACAATCCAGGGATATCCCTCTCATGAGCAGTGGTTTCTGGCAGGTAATTAGTTCTCAGCTCTTGCGTACTGCCAGCTTTCTGACAAGACTGGAGGTTTGTCTGCACgctggcacacacactcaccgaACCTTGTAAAATCTCTCAAGTGACACTTTGCTAGCTTCTCGTTAATACACGCAGCCTGGCAGAGCATTTGCATATTGTTCAGTCTTTTCTAAAAGTTTGGAATAAAAAGTTCAGAGTCCTGTTGCACTCTCTTTACCCTTTGCAAGTGCTCCAAGAAGAAATACATCTAGACATGTAATTACCCATTCCAGAGTGATAGAGCCTGGGTTCAGTTTACAGAAAGAGAAATCGATTTTGCAAAACACATAGGTTCTCCTACTGACTGGGCTCAGAGGATGGAAATAATCAGAGCAGAGATTATGAATACCGGTACAAAATAATCTAGGAGTAGACTCAAGACAATTGGGCCAAAATCATTCAGAACTTCAAAGACTGCACAGTTTTTGTAGACTGTGGCCAAACTATGCTCATTAAAATAACTGAGGCctatataaacatatttccaGATGCATTGTGCTATTTTAGCTTAAAGAAGTGAAATACTTAAAAGAAGATTTATTAAATATAACTTGAATATAAGCCATAGAGCTGTTGACCTGTGGTCATCttttcagtttgacaaaaatTCTGAAGGCAAAATATTActtcagaaaacacagtttggaaaaaatgttttaattaccGCTGCTAGAGAAAAGACGTGACACTAGAGACTTTGACCATTTTCATTAGCTCAGACTCCAACAGGTGAATTGGACACACGCCTGCAGCACATATTGGTTCAGCAGATGTTTGACTGTTTGATTAGACAGTTGTGGTAACGCGCCTGGAAATCAGAAAtgcatgggttttttttttcctgcaggtcTGGAAAGCCCCAATAATTAGCCCGGGGTTACGATCTCAGGCCCCAATaacatgtttgaaaataatgaatggTTTCTACAGAACGCCGGTCATTTGCGCTTCCTGTTCCCAGAAGCGCGGAGACGTCGGATTGGCTGCGGGGACATTATGAGCTTTCGCCCCTTTCTCCCAGATTCCCCAAACTAGAAACACACAGCATAGGCCTACATGGTTAAATGATGTTAAACAGACGCTGTTTACGGACATCTGTAATCCTGAGATCCCGCCCCCGAGAAAAGTTTGGACAGAGTAAATACTGAGTTTTATTTCTAAAGTGCTAAACAACTGTGAGGCTAAATATCACAGATAAGTCTACATTTATCTTCGATGTAATGTGATTACAGGATAgcatttttctaaattgttcagtggataaaaaaaagggaaaaattcaggataaaaggaaaatttcagtttttacacagtCGAATAAGAAGTAACAGCGtgacaaatttttatttactataATTACAACGTCAACTGACTGCAAGAAACTaaggacacaaaacaacaaaaaacaaaaataaagatgttaacattgttaaaaagattctctctctctctctctcatatatacagatatatagatatatctataaatttatatctatatctatatatatctatctatatatatctatatatagcACTGTCACCAACACGCAAAGGGCTATATGATAAATGAAGTAGATAAATTAGTAGTAATCAAGTGAATATAACCTCTGCTGATTTTCCTGCCACTGTGAAATTGACTAAACACAACACGTTTTAACCAAATAATTGGCACAAACTATTTCCAAGTGTTTATGAAGTAGCAGAGATAAATAAGCCAGGCTGCGTAACGAACTATTTATTTAGATCACTAGtagtcataataataatagtcataataataataataataatgataacaacaacatTATTCGCCAGAGGACTACCGGTTACTACAAAGCGCTGTGGGCCTGTAACTTTGGGAAAAAGTCTCTTAAGGTCAGACGTCGTCTGGTCCGGTATCTGCAGCCTCCCCTCGTCTGTCAGTGACTCAGTGTGATATCAGAGATTTTCATCTGACAGTGACAGGGCTTTACTTTTCCCCTCGCAGAGGGACCGTGGCTTGATTTTAATCTCCGGCAGCCAGCAAATCCAGTGTGCCGTCAGCAGGTCCGTGGAAAAACGCGCAGAGTTCAAATTCACTCTTGTGGTGAGTGACACTGTTGCGtattttgatgttgttgtttgaaaaagaaaaaaaaaaaatgcaatgcatggtcctttttgtatttctgctgcGTTTTCCTTTGGCTTATTTGAAACACTGTTAAAGCGAAGTCGCCTCATTAAATCCGCCGTGTATCTAAATTAGCCCATTTAGAATACCACAGACTGcagtaaaaagcaaaacatgtcaAAGAGTAGCCCACGACGGGGCTTACCTTATGGTTCTGATAGGATGTAACCGCAATGAAGGCCGTCTCGGGGAAGACGTGGGTGCAGAAGGCCGTGTTCTTGGAGCCAAAGCCGTTATTTTCATCCGCCTTCACGATGTGGATCCTCGGCTGATACTTGTGCATCGAATTTAAGATGATCTGCAATAAAGAAAACGGGGAACTTAGCGATAGAGACTTGCTTGCATATTATCACAAccaactttgtttaaaaaacaaaaaacaaaaaaacaaaacaagacttttctaaaaataaaacttgcagCAGTGACAGAttgagccacacacacacacacacacctactttttctgtgtgtaataaataaataaataaaaggtggGAGCCCAGTTGCTTTGACAAGGTTTTGGAGTAGTTTAAGAATGTAATTGTAAAAACCCTTATTTCTCTCCTCAAATCCGTGTTTTGGCAACATGCATCACAACTCTCTCCGGTTGCTTTGTCGGTTTGGTGGCACCAGTTGCTCACGTGTTGTGCCCTACCGCTTCCTCTACCGTGGCATTTGAGATCCAGAGACgctggtgcaaaaaaaaaaaactagaagcCAAGAATGCCCAACCTCTTGCGGTAAGTCTCAGTTCTCAGTCCCAGTTCCTTCTCCGCTCCAACAAGTGcccaaatgaaaatgagaacatGTACAAGACGTGGATGAGCATGGTGATGACATGCTTCACAAAGATACGAGGAGGTGAGTCATTCATTGCAGAAGAGTGAGAAATTTTTTTGGCATAATTTTTGCATGAATTTCGGGCACTCGAGGCCAAAAACGAGGAAAAAAGGGGCCTGGCAGTTTATTTGGGTTAAGGTAATGTAATCCATTAATCTCACGGAACCTCAGTAAATCAAATTAGGATGAACTTTTTTTAGACAAACACTGCATAACTATACTTTTTTTTGACCAAAGGTAAAAGTTTTATTGCACTAATTaaagttttattgtttcataAATAGTTCAAATAAAATTGGGCCAAGTGCAttgttattctgtttttgtaGAGGGCCCACTCATATGAACCTTTCTGcccatttaaaagaaataaaaggtcTGACTAGTTCTATTTAAGcctgaaaactgaaatcaaacttTGTGCAGAGGAGTCGTTCCCTATATTACAATTACTACAGTACTGTTCCCATGGTAACCGTCATTCGGAGTAGATGAGCAATCCCAGAAGATTATTAGACTGACATAAGCATGTCCTCTCTGTTGTTGCCCCTCTAACCTGACCAACCTAGTCTGCGCTAAGTGATGACTACTACCAGTGGCTAGCTTGGCGACATTAAGACGCGGTCCACACAGCTGAACTTGAGCCTTGAACTTCTCTTTTGAGGCCCTCTCATCCGTGGGTCTTAAGTCTAATTGTTTTGACGGAACAGGGGGTCATGGTCATCAGCCTCTAGGAAATCTAATGGTATTTATTTTCCACCAGATCCACTtacatttaagattaaaaaactgggtttttttctcttcagctctTCTAAATTCCCCCCTCCTTTTTAATACCCAGCTACCCCCACCTCTCTGTCCCATAGGCATTCCTCTTATCTGTTATCTCAAAGGTTGTTTTTGTACCTGCCTTTCACCGCCAGCATGAGAAGAAACAAGAGATCTCCCTGACCTCCAGTACCTATGGGGGCATCCTGTAGTATTACAGAAATAACCCCAAGTTCTTTCTTAGAGCCAAGTGAACCATGGAGGCCTATACAGATGATACTATAgttattcattaataatttcCAGTTGAACTTGAGCTCATTTCCTGGTGCAAGAGGTTTTTGTAATGGGCAGAAAAACTGggtaaaaaaatgtgtttcaacGCCCTGCCTTGCACCTTGACGGTGTAAGATGATTTAATGGAAGTTTCTGACTCTGTGCAG belongs to Xiphias gladius isolate SHS-SW01 ecotype Sanya breed wild chromosome 20, ASM1685928v1, whole genome shotgun sequence and includes:
- the tbx5a gene encoding T-box transcription factor TBX5-A: MADQEETFGLQNSPGGSDSREVQNESKSEKHHGTSNKSPSSQTTYIQQGMEGIKVYLHERELWMKFHEVGTEMIITKAGRRMFPSFKVKVTGLNPKTKYILLMDVVPADDHRYKFADNKWSVTGKAEPAMPGRLYVHPDSPATGAHWMRQLVSFQKLKLTNNHLDPFGHIILNSMHKYQPRIHIVKADENNGFGSKNTAFCTHVFPETAFIAVTSYQNHKITQLKIENNPFAKGFRGSDDMELHRMSRMQSTKEYPVVPRSTVRQRVGSSQSPFSGEVQGMGTPSTLSSQYSQCENGVTSTSQDMLPQSGSYPLPHEHSQEYHCIKRKVEDDCHSGEHGYKKAYLESSSSEEDHYYRPVGYAQSLGLAGGPYRSESSQRQACMYASASQGTEPVPSLEDISCNTWASVSPYGSCSVTTMQPMERLPYQHFSAHFTSGSLVSRLGGVGGHASPQLGDGHHTAMYQSSMTHQTLGRQCSPGAGIQSPTASLQGNEYLYTHGIPRTLSPHQYHTVHSVSIMPEWNENS